The stretch of DNA CGTGTCGAAGGCGTCGGCCGCCACCAAGGCCACGGCTACCGCGCAGCTCAGCAAGGAAACCTTCAAGCAGCATCAGTTGAGCCAGTCGGTGCGGCTGCTGTGGGACGCCGCAATCCAGCGGGCACGCGGCGGCAAGCAGCGTGAAGCGATTTCGGCGCGCTAACGCCCGCTGAGCGTCCTTCGGCGCGCCGAAATCGCCGAGCGGATTTCGGCGATGACTCGTCGCGGGTATTCGACCAGGTCCAGCCAGGTGAACCGCAATACGAGCCAACCCATCAGCGTCAGATAGTTCTGTCGCTTTCGGTCGGTCTGAAAGACCTCCCGATCGTTGTGGAACGCCCAGCCGTCAACCTCGATGACGATCCTTGATTCTGGGAATGCGATGTCGACCTTGTACGGACCGATCGGATAATTTGTCTGCCAACCTGTAATGCCCGCTTCGCGAAGGAGTTTCACGATTAGGCGTTCGGCTTCCGAGCGTGCACCACTCGACGCCGCTTGCAGCAGCCGCCGGGCTCCTGGTGACCCGTATCTGCCCTTGTTGCGCATATGCGCTCGCCACAGTTCCGGTAGACCGATCCGCCGTTGCAACGCCGCATCCATCAGTTTGACGCCGCCACGTTCCTTGACTGCTGCTTCGACCACCGTCAGTGCGAGCGCGGTCACTCCGAGTCCGCCTAGGACGACAACATCCGATGGGTCCAAGTCTCGACGCCGTATTCGGCATCCTTCGCGGCTGCGGCCGTGACTGTTCCGCGGCACCGTGACCTCGACGATGTTAGGCGCAAATTTCGTCAGGTCGTGCCACCATGCCGCAGTGAGACCGCTACCCACGGCGCGCTCGCCGTAGCCCCATACGGCGGC from Mycobacterium sp. JS623 encodes:
- a CDS encoding DUF559 domain-containing protein, with product MLDDYLRRHDGVITLAQAQRIGLSQKAVQRRVASGHWIRCSRGVYFVDDRPFTDAARIRAAVWGYGERAVGSGLTAAWWHDLTKFAPNIVEVTVPRNSHGRSREGCRIRRRDLDPSDVVVLGGLGVTALALTVVEAAVKERGGVKLMDAALQRRIGLPELWRAHMRNKGRYGSPGARRLLQAASSGARSEAERLIVKLLREAGITGWQTNYPIGPYKVDIAFPESRIVIEVDGWAFHNDREVFQTDRKRQNYLTLMGWLVLRFTWLDLVEYPRRVIAEIRSAISARRRTLSGR